The Clupea harengus chromosome 26, Ch_v2.0.2, whole genome shotgun sequence genome has a segment encoding these proteins:
- the nthl1 gene encoding endonuclease III-like protein 1, with amino-acid sequence MLFSVRACFLAEERMGAVTRCRLKMTSPYFAEKDYCTVRTRRGVENRCSLSVLKSRMSRSVKPPDSDTVGIKEEKEEHCITSDETHALVANGSQAGNVSKPGTSVQNNETDALTHTLPASSRKPRRAQVKVEYELENGAAVKKEPHWEPTNWMQQLANIREMRSARDAPVDQMGAAKCFDTHVAPKVMRYQVLISLMLSSQTKDQVTAAAMQRLRAHGLTVAAILNTDDATLGNLIYPVGFWRTKVKYIKQSTAMIQQEYDGDIPNSVEGLVRLSGVGPKMAHLAMDIAWKQISGIGVDTHVHRISNRLGWTPTSTKNPEGTRRALEEWLPRDLWSEINWLLVGFGQQVCLPVGPLCASCLLRHCCPSAFKCSPSKRPTPSDPRSPGRSSSQGQGKGKVKAGSPLQHRVKEDPNPVTHPALEDESILKAKSSSQCGMKEEPETVPLSPPVLRKRSKIKTNTSSLH; translated from the exons ATGTTGTtcagtgtgcgtgcatgttttcTTGCTGAGGAGCGCATGGGTGCCGTGACCCGGTGTCGGTTAAAAATGACTTCTCCTTACTTCGCTGAGAAAGACTACTGTACTGTACGAACCAGGAGAGGAGTTGAGAACCGCTGCAGTCTATCCGTGCTTAAAAGCAGAATGTCAAGGAGCGTGAAACCACCAGATTCTGATACAGTAGGAAttaaggaggagaaagaagagcaTTGCATCACTTCAGACGAGACCCATGCTCTGGTGGCTAATGGATCCCAGGCAG GAAACGTCTCCAAGCCCGGGACCTCAGTACAAAACAACGAGACTGACGCTTTAACTCACACTTTGCCGGCCTCGTCACGTAAGCCCAGGAGAGCTCAGGTCAAGGTGGAGTATGAACTGGAGAATGGTGCAGCAGTTAAAAAAGAACCTCACTGGGAGCCAACTAACTGGATGCAACAATTAGCAAATATCCGTGAGATGAGGAGCGCGAGAGACGCACCTGTTGACCAGATGGGCGCCGCCAAGTGCTTTGATACACACGTTGCACCCAAG gTGATGCGGTACCAGGTGTTGATTTCCCTCATGCTCTCTAGTCAGACTAAAGACCAGGTGACTGCAGCAGCCATGCAACGACTGAGAGCACACGGCCTCACGGTGGCAGCCATCCTTAACACCGATGACGCCACCCTGGGGAACCTCATCTACCCAGTGGGGTTTTGGAGG ACCAAAGTGAAATACATAAAGCAGAGCACGGCCATGATCCAGCAGGAGTACGATGGGGACATCCCCAACTCTGTGGAAGGATTAGTGCGCCTGTCTGGAGTGGGGCCCAAGATGGCACACCTCGCCATGGATATTGCCTGGAAGCAAATCTCTGGCATTG GGGTGGACACGCACGTGCATCGCATCTCTAACAGGCTGGGTTGGACTCCAACCTCAACAAAAAACCCGGAGGGGACACGCCGAGCTTTGGAAGAGTGGTTGCCAAG GGACCTCTGGAGTGAGATCAACTGGCTGCTGGTGGGGTTTGGTCAGCAGGTGTGTCTGCCTGTTGGTCCCCTGTGCGCCTCGTGCCTTCTCCGGCACTGCTGTCCCTCGGCTTTTAAGTGTTCCCCCAGTAAGAGGCCAACACCTAGTGACCCCCGGTCTCCAGGGAGGAGCTCCAGCCAGGGCCAGGGCAAGGGCAAGGTCAAGGCAGGCTCCCCACTTCAACATAGGGTCAAAGAGGATCCAAACCCTGTTACACATCCTGCTCTGGAAGATGAATCTATACTCAAAGCTAAGTCTTCCAGTCAATGTGGCATGAAAGAAGAGCCGGAGACTGTCCCTCTATCTCCACCTGTTCTGAGAAAGAGATCCAAAATAAAGACCAACACTTCTTCACTGCACTGA
- the LOC116219884 gene encoding tuberin-like produces MNKQPSKESLKDKVKGMLGLGPTRISTKPTEAKPSEFIITLDILKELSPECGINNRIRVINHVCDLAKSKKFEENAVEAVWKAVEDMLQPDSPPEARHAVLQLLRAIIHGQGERLGPLRAYFFKLVWLYQPSNEDLSERLEVFKALTENGKDITYLEET; encoded by the exons ATGAACAAGCAGCCCAGTAAGGAGTCTCTGAAGGACAAGGTGAAGGGGATGCTGGGTCTGGGCCCAACACGCATCTCCACCAAGCCCACTGAGGCCAAGCCCTCGGAATTTATAATCACCTTGGACATCCTCAAG GAGCTGAGCCCTGAATGCGGAATAAACAACCGGATCAGAGTGATCAATCATGTTTGTGACCTGGCTAAATCCAAAAAATTTGAAGAG AATGCGGTGGAGGCTGTGTGGAAGGCGGTGGAGGACATGCTTCAGCCAGACTCTCCACCCGAAGCTCGCCATGCCGTCTTACAGCTGCTCCGAGCTATTATTCATGGCCAG gggGAGAGACTTGGCCCATTGAGAGCTTATTTCTTTAAACTGGTCTGGCTTTATCAACCCTCCAACGAAGACCTTTCTGAGCGTCTGGAGGTTTTCAAAGCCCTCACTGAAAATGGGAAAGACATCACATATCTGGAGGAGACATAG